ATTGATGACCTGTTCTATTTTAGCGTCTTCGATTGTAATTTCAGGAAGTTTTTTTACCTTGATTTTGATGTACTCGCAAATTTCAATTTTGGGCAATAAAGACGCGGTCGCTTTGTAAATAAAAGAATTTCCCGGAGCCATTTTTACAATGTCCAATTTCGGTTGATCGATCGTCTCCAGTTTTTCTTTTTCCAATGTTTGATAATAAGTGTCGGAAATCATGTCGGTCGAAGCGTTTTGCAAAAGCGCCATTTCGCCGAATTGGCGAACGCAAGTTTCAAACGGAGCTTTGCCCGGCCGAAAGCCTTTGATCGGTTTTTCCGCTGACAGCCGTTCGGCCGCTTTTTCCAAGTACGGCTTTATTTCTTCAACGGACAATTCAATGGTTAATTCAATGACTTTTTTCGGTAGTTCTTTTTTTGTGATATTCATAGGGTTACAAATTATGAATAAATACAAATATTACAAATGGTTGCAAATTATTACAAATATCAAAATATCTTTTATTCGTAACTTATTTGTAGCATTCCTGCCTGCTCCTCGAGTCTGCCTTCGACGGCCCTGAGGGGCCGCTCAGGCCCTCGAAGGGAGCGACCTCGCCACTCGGCCGTGAGCTCGTGGCCGAACGGGAGTCGAAGACCGGCAGGCAGGTGTACGGATTTGTAAATTTGTAATCAATAAAAAATAATCGTTTATTCAGATTATCATATAAATGAATGTTCATCAAGTCTTGGCCGTTCAGACGGTAGAAAATACTAACACGACCAGATAAGCGATGTATAAGCCCACGAATACGGCGCCCTGCCATTTTTCCAATTTATGCTTTTTGCCCACGAACATGAAAATAAAAAGAAGAAAGGTGGCGAAAATACAGACGATGATATCTCGGTTTAGAGCGGTAGTGAAAGAAAGCGGTCTGATAACTGCGCTCAGTCCCAAAATCCAAAAAAGATTGAAAATATTGGAGCCGACCACATTGCCGATGGCGATATCGGATTGTTTTTTATAGGCGGCGATCGCGGACGTGGCCAGCTCCGGCAAGGAAGTGCCGATGGCCACGACGGTCAGGCCGATGACAGCTTCGCCGATGCCCAGTTGATTGGCGATCATAATCGCGCCATCCACTATCCATTTGCCGCCGAATGTCAGTCCGGCCAAGCCCAAAGCGATCATGATGGCGGACAGCAGCATGCCATGAGTTTTAATGTCTGAATCTTTTTCTCCATCATGAACTTTGGCGATGCTGAAAGTGTAATATAAAAACAAAGCGAAAAACGCCAATAAGATAATCCCATCGATTCTGGAAAGCATGGAGACGGACGTTTTATCGAAAAAGGAATCATTTACCAAAACAAATACCACCAATATGGCCATCAAACTGAAAGGAATTTCTTTCCAAATCGTGCCACGTTTTACGCTGAGCGCGCAAATAAGCGCTGATACTCCCAAAATTAACAAAATATTGGCAATATTGCTGCCAATGATGTTTCCCACGGCCAGATCGCCGCTGCCTCGAATGCTGGAAATGATATTGACCACCAACTCAGGAGCTGAAGTGCCGAAAGAAACCACTGTCAGACCGATGACCAGCGTGGAGATTTTAAATTTTTTGGCGATTGAAGCCGCGCCATCCACCAGAAAATCCGCTCCTTTGATCAGGAATAAGAATCCGGCGATAAAGAAGATGTAGGTTAATGCCATAATTGGTAACTAATAAAAAGTTTAAAAGGTGGTAGCTGGTAGCTTTTTAGGTAGCCACCTAACCAGGGGATTCATGATACGGGAATAGAGCCCCTTATTTGATTATAACATAAAAAATCCGGTCGCCGGGAGAGTCAGGTGAATTAACAACACGATCTGTTGTCGCCACTGTTTTTTTCTGCTAAAATAAGATATAGTTGAATATAGCTTGTAGTTTATTAGGTGGCGATATATTAACCTAACCTCTTAATTTTTATCTTTAAATATGCTAAAAGTGATTTTTATCGGAGATATCGTGGGGAAAATCGGCCGGCAAGCGGCCTTGAAAGCCATTGCCAAATGGAAAAAACAATATAAGCCCGACTTGATCGTGGCCAATGCCGAGAATTTGGCTCATGGCAAAGGCGTTACGGTTTCTATTTTGAATGAAATGCAACGAGGAGGCATTGATTTTTTCACCTCAGGCAACCATGTCTGGGATAAAAAA
The genomic region above belongs to Candidatus Bipolaricaulota bacterium and contains:
- a CDS encoding calcium/sodium antiporter; its protein translation is MALTYIFFIAGFLFLIKGADFLVDGAASIAKKFKISTLVIGLTVVSFGTSAPELVVNIISSIRGSGDLAVGNIIGSNIANILLILGVSALICALSVKRGTIWKEIPFSLMAILVVFVLVNDSFFDKTSVSMLSRIDGIILLAFFALFLYYTFSIAKVHDGEKDSDIKTHGMLLSAIMIALGLAGLTFGGKWIVDGAIMIANQLGIGEAVIGLTVVAIGTSLPELATSAIAAYKKQSDIAIGNVVGSNIFNLFWILGLSAVIRPLSFTTALNRDIIVCIFATFLLFIFMFVGKKHKLEKWQGAVFVGLYIAYLVVLVFSTV